GGGCTGGAGCCGCTCGGCGGCGATACCAACAACTTGATCCCGCACATGGCGGCCACGTACTTGCCCGGCATCCTGATCGCGGTGTTCTTCGTCATGATCATCGGATCGCTGGCCTCGACCGCCGATTCGGACCTCTCGGCGCTTGCGGCCATCGTGATGGCCGATGTCTATGGCCAGAACATCGCAGGCAAGAAGCGAGCAGACCCGCGCACCATGGTGTGGATCGGCCGGATCACGATGATCGTGGCGGTCGCCGCAGCCTTGTACTTCGCCAGCGGCCAGATGAACATCCTCGACCTCTTGGTGTTCGTCGGGGCCCTGTGGGGCACGCTGGTATTCCCTGTGATCGCGAGCTTCTACTGGAAGAAGGTTTCGAACCTCGCGTTCACGGCTGCCGTCCTCGCTGCGATGGCCTGCTTCCTGCCGGTGCGATTCGAATGGGTCGAGCTGGCTGGGCCGGTCGGGATCGTCGTCGACGTCCTGTCGGTGATCGGCGTCGGCATCGTCCTCGGACTGATGGCATTCGGATTCTTCGGTCTGCGTACCGCGCGAATCGTCGGGGTCGTTTCGGCTGTGGCCGCGGCCCCGTTCACGATCGGCTTTCTGCACGAGTACGCGGTGCTGTCCGGATCGTTGGTCGCCTACGCCGTCAGTGCACTCGTGTGCATCGCGCTCTCGGTGCGCAGCGGCGTGAGCTTCGACTTCGCCGTGCTCGCCGAGCGTACGGGGAAGTTCGACGAGTCGGACGCCTCCGTAGGCGACACCGGCCAGACCGATCTCGATCTCGACCGCACTCGCTGAGGGCTGGAAGGAATTCCTATGGACTTCTCTGCTTTGATCATGACCCTGTACATCCTGGTGTGGCCTGTCATCGTCGCCGGCACGTTGTTCGTCATCGTGCGGTCCTTCACGAAGGAGGCACGCGCGGCCAAGCGGGATGGCCGGACGATGATCTGATCGAGGAGATCATGCCGGTCCCTCCAGCTGGGCGTGCCGCCACAGATGGTGCGCCGCATAGGTGCGCCAGGGTGCGAACTCCGTACCGCGTGGGTCTGCCGGGGCGCCGCTGAGCCCCACGGCCGTTCGGCGCAGCACGAGGTCGGTGCCGCAGTAGGCGTCCGGATCGCCGAAAGCGCGCATCCGCACGTACTGGGCCGTCCAGGGGCCGATGCCGGGGACGGCGAGCAACGCCGCCTCGGCCTCATCGGCACTGATCCCCCCGTCCAGGTCCATTCCCTCCAGTACCGCGCGGCTCAGCGCGAGCACCGCGCGACGGCGTCCGGCCGGCATGGCGAGGACG
Above is a window of Ruania suaedae DNA encoding:
- a CDS encoding putative transporter small subunit, with the protein product MDFSALIMTLYILVWPVIVAGTLFVIVRSFTKEARAAKRDGRTMI